In one Zymoseptoria tritici IPO323 chromosome 10, whole genome shotgun sequence genomic region, the following are encoded:
- a CDS encoding putative alpha glucoside I/Mannosyl oligosaccharide glucosidase (Alpha- Glucoasidase (Glycosyl Hydrolase Family 63)) has translation MGNHWGISTLLASTCALLVTAQDSDSVFSKASNDSLLWGPYRPNVYFGIRPRLPKSVLTGLLWARVEDYQTVQDRCRYTCEQHAGMTGYGWNSYDPRTGGVQTIHDQENGVDIETSFVKFDEGRGGWGARIKGTIRDDAPPIQGSFGEHKTAVWFTISAEGLGSAEAQDAEDAEALGYTGDVVFNGQSPSVGEYKITVSESKNSHHPDHTHPSYKDKPLENTLVQSLQVPEEALWQSKGVLFQSMKVTLDGYLEQYGQEKMPPPWQTYTIQNKPGRGNMHLVQKTFAGSFEFDVLFAPGNVDKAPTSEDITSTLKATISSFSEKFVDVLKPQAPFNDKKYLGFSKSLFSNLIGGIGYFHGDQVIDRSYADEYEEENEGFWKDAAEARARNLQKTEGPYELFTSVPSRPFFPRGFLWDEGFHLLPILDWDAEVVMQIVSSWFNTMDEDGWIPREQILGHEARSKVPAEFQVQYPHYANPPTLFMALESLLDKLDGKSGAGSTLNEQVHENPAGNVLANPETIKVWLTQLYPLLQRNFNWYRRTQAGDLKSYDREAFSSKEAYRWRGRDTRHILTSGLDDYPRAQPPHPGELHVDLISWMGLMSRNIRRIANFLGEDEDERKYAKIEEAISRNVGDLHWSAKDKAYCDATIDAFEESVHVCHKGYISLFPFMTGLVGPENEHLKDVLDLIADEEELWSPHGIRSLSKKDAFYGTEENYWRSPVWMNMNYLIVKELYNIAQQPGPEKKRAAELYSSLRVNLVDTVYKSWKETGFAWEQYNPESGAGQRTQHFTGWTSLVVKIMAMPDLEGVQKGGHHDEL, from the exons ATGGGCAACCATTGGGGTATCAGCACTCTGCTGGCATCAACTTGTGCTCTTCTGGTAACGGCGCAAGACAGCGACTCCGTCTTCAGCAAAGCTTCCAACGACTCCCTCTTATGGGGACCATACCGACCGAACGTCTACTTTGGCATccgacctcgacttcctaAATCCGTGTTGACGGGACTTCTCTGGGCCCGCGTAGAAGACTACCAAACTGTTCAGGACAGATGTCGATACACGTGCGAACAACACGCTGGAATGACAGGATATGGGTGGAACTCCTACGATCCGAGGACGGGAGGTGTGCAGACGATACATGATCAAGAGAATGGAGTTGATATTGAGACGAGCTTTGTCAAGTTTGATGAGGGTCGAGGTGGGTGGGGAGCGAGAATCAAGGGCACAATAAGAGACGATGCTCCTCCAATACAAGGATCGTTTGGAGAGCACAAGACGGCAGTATGGTTTACCATAAGTGCGGAAGGGCTCGGAAGTGCGGAGGCTCAAGATGCTGAGGATGCTGAGGCACTTGGATACACTGGCGACGTTGTGTTCAACGGTCAATCGCCCAGCGTGGGAGAGTATAAAATCACTGTTTCCGAGTCGAAGAACTCGCATCATCCGGATCATACCCACCCTTCGTACAAGGACAAGCCATTGGAGAACACCCTTGTGCAGTCACTGCAAGTACCCGAAGAAGCTCTGTGGCAGTCAAAAG GCGTTCTATTTCAATCGATGAAGGTCACTCTCGATGGCTACCTTGAACAGTATGGTCAAGAAAAGATGCCTCCGCCATGGCAGACTTACACGATCCAGAACAAGCCTGGTCGGGGTAACATGCACTTAGTACAGAAGACCTTCGCCGGGTCGTTCGAGTTTGATGTACTGTTTGCTCCTGGCAATGTGGACAAGGCTCCAACCTCCGAAGACATAACTTCGACCCTCAAAGCAACGATTTCATCGTTCAGCGAGAAGTTTGTGGATGTGCTCAAACCACAAGCGCCGTTCAACGACAAGAAGTACCTTGGATTCAGCAAGAGTCTGTTTAGCAACTTGATCGGCGGCATTGGCTACTTTCACGGAGATCAAGTTATCGACCGATCATATGCTGATGAGTACGAAGAGGAGAACGAAGGATTCTGGAAAGATGCAGCGGAAGCGAGAGCTCGTAACCTGCAAAAGACTGAAGGTCCTTACGAGTTGTTCACATCGGTCCCGTCTCGGCCATTCTTCCCGCGTGGCTTCCTTTGGGACGAAGGGTTCCATCTTCTCCCTATCCTGGACTGGGACGCCGAAGTTGTGATGCAAATTGTGAGCTCCTGGTTCAATACCATGGACGAAGATGGCTGGATTCCACGAGAGCAGATCCTCGGTCACGAGGCGAGGAGCAAAGTCCCAGCGGAATTCCAAGTACAATACCCGCACTACGCTAATCCACCAACGCTTTTCATGGCTCTAGAGTCGCTCCTCGACAAACTCGACGGCAAGTCCGGAGCTGGCTCGACCTTGAACGAGCAAGTCCACGAGAACCCTGCTGGCAACGTCCTCGCCAACCCAGAAACGATCAAAGTCTGGCTCACTCAACTCTACCCTCTCCTACAACGCAACTTTAACTGGTATCGCCGCACCCAAGCTGGTGACCTGAAGTCCTACGACCGCGAAGCCTTCAGCTCAAAGGAAGCCTACCGGTGGCGCGGCCGCGATACCCGTCACATTCTCACTTCCGGTCTGGACGACTACCCTCGCGCACAGCCTCCTCATCCCGGTGAGCTGCACGTCGATCTGATCAGCTGGATGGGATTGATGAGCCGCAACATCCGACGTATTGCCAATTTCctcggcgaagacgaagacgaacgGAAGTACGCCAAGATTGAGGAAGCCATTAGTCGCAACGTCGGCGACTTGCACTGGTCGGCCAAGGACAAAGCATATTGCGATGCGACGATCGATGCCTTCGAAGAGAGTGTACATGTTTGCCATAAAGGGTACATTAGCTTGTTCCCGTTCATGACAGGGTTGGTGGGTCCGGAGAACGAGCATTTGAAAGATGTGCTCGACTTGATCGCAGATGAGGAAGAATTGTGGAGCCCGCATGGTATCCGCAGTCTGAGCAAGAAGGATGCGTTTTATGGGACCGAGGAGAACTATTGGAGGAGTCCGGTGTGGATGAACATGAACTATTTGATCGTGAAGGAGTTATAT AATATCGCCCAACAACCCGGCCCGGAGAAGAAGCGTGCTGCGGAGCTGTACTCTTCGCTAAGGGTCAACCTTGTGGACACTGTCTACAAGTCGTGGAAGGAGACTGGCTTCGCGTGGGAGCAGTACAACCCTGAATCGGGTGCTGGACAGAGGACGCAGCATTTCACGGGTTGGACAAGTTTGGTGGTCAAGATCATGGCGATGCCGGATCTTGAGGGAGTTCAGAAGGGTGGCCATCACGATGAATTGTGA
- a CDS encoding translocase of outer mitochondrial membrane complex, subunit TOM41 (Translocase of outer mitochondrial membrane complex, subunit TOM40): MATTVPLEKTAVPVPVEVEFPPQDVTLPSVRTGGFLDTVLDTYQSFQARRDALGLSNPGTVDQIAKEVQRDVFLTNQIFSGLRAELNKTFSILPLFQISHAFSSGSQMLSPYTFLALYGTNNMLCQAQLDSDGSLNARFNGRITSRLINKLAVQIQPGSMAGPGGAQVSLEQDYTGDDFTASLKSINPSVLEGGLTGMFIGSYLQSVTPRLSLGIEGVLQKPGGGMGPEVAMSYAGRYKGDDWIASAQLLTQGGMQVSYWRRLMDKVETGVDVNLQFAGLSGGNPMMGAARAEGVATLGAKYEFSRSIFRAQVDSQGKLGCLLEKVVAPPVRITFAGELDHVKNSAKLGLAVSIEASSEELMEQQERISGAIPPF; the protein is encoded by the exons ATGGCGACAACGGTACCTCTCGAAAAAACTGCGGTGCCAGTCCCTGTCGAAGTCGAGTTCCCTCCGCAAGATGTAACACTGCCGTCAGTGCGAACAGGGGGATTCCTCGACACCGTCCTCGACACATATCAGAGCTTCCAGGCACGGAGAGATGCGCTCGGTCTCAGCAACCCAGGCACAGTCGATCAAATAGCAAAGGAGGTCCAGCGCGATGTCTTCCTCACCAACCAGATATTCTCTGGTTTGCGCGCGGAGCTCAACAAGACCTTCTCCATCCTGCCACTCTTCCAGATCAGCCATGCCTTCTCGAGCGGATCCCAGATGCTCTCGCCTTACACATTCCTCGCCTTGTATGGCACCAACAAT ATGCTCTGCCAAGCTCAGCTCGACTCCGACGGTTCCCTCAACGCTCGATTTAATGGCCGCATCACAAGCCGTCTCATCAACAAACTCGCGGTGCAGATTCAGCCTGGCTCGATGGCTGGACCAGGTGGCGCGCAAGTATCTCTCGAACAGGACTACACTGGCGACGACTTCACCGCATCTCTCAAGAGCATCAATCCGAGTGTGTTGGAAGGTGGATTGACGGGAATGTTCATCGGATCATACCTCCAGAGCGTCACTCCCAGGTTATCACTCGGAATCGAGGGTGTATTGCAAAAGCCAGGTGGTGGAATGGGCCCGGAGGTGGCCATGAGCTACGCAGGACGATACAAGGGCGATGACTGGATCGCCAGCGCGCAACTTCTGACTCAGGGTGGCATGCAAGTGAGCTACTGGAGGAGACTGATGGACAAGGTTGAGACTGGTGTCGATGTGAACCTACAATTCGCTGGCCTGTCCGGAGGAAATCCAATGATGGGCGCCGCACGAGCAGAGGGTGTGGCTACGCTGGGCGCAAAGTACGAATTCTCGCGATCCATTTTCAGGGCGCAAGTGGACAGCCAGGGCAAGCTCGGATGTTTGCTCGAGAAGGTCGTTGCGCCGCCAGTCCGCATCACCTTCGCGGGTGAGCTCGATCACGTCAAG AACTCCGCCAAGCTCGGTCTCGCCGTCTCGATCGAGGCATCCAGCGAAGAGCTCATGGAACAACAGGAGAGAATCAGCGGCGCGATCCCTCCGTTTTAA
- a CDS encoding small nuclear ribonucleoprotein Sm D2 yields MASAAAPDAKIQELLAKPRAELTEYEIGLLETHEFTSGPLSLLQTAVRNHAQVLISCRNNRKMLARVKAFDRHCNMVLENVKEMWTEVPRLTDGKKGRPVNKDRFISKMFLRGDSVILVLLS; encoded by the exons ATGGCCTCCGCAGCTGCCCCCGATGCGAAGATTCAGGAGCTCTTAGCGAAGCCGCGCGCCGAGCTGAC CGAATATGAGATCGGCCTCCTCGAAACCCACGAATTCACTTCTGGTCCTCTGTCGCTCCTCCAAACCGCCGTGCGCAACCATGCGCAAGTCCTGATTTCGTGCCGCAACAACCGCAAAATGCTCGCGCGCGTAAAAGCCTTCGACCGACACTGCAACATGGTTCTGGAGAACGTCAAGGAGATGTGGACGGAAGTTCCAAGATTGACGGATGGCAAGAAGGGCCGCCCAGTGAACAAGGACCGGTTCATCAGCAAGATGTTCTTGAGGGGTGATAGTGTGATTTTGGTGCTGTTGAGTTGA